In Podospora pseudoanserina strain CBS 124.78 chromosome 5, whole genome shotgun sequence, a single window of DNA contains:
- a CDS encoding hypothetical protein (EggNog:ENOG503PADF), whose translation MSHFTATITTTDLTSYSHEPTTTHGSTKVARGEAETPGFKVKQTVDYGHQINFTIWFLTALSAAFLALRVYSKSLRHRGLWWDDHVLIASWIALALSCAFVSVSVTYGFGRSLSLFNFKNLNIYLLYCNLAGTFSILAACWSKTSFAITILRISNGWMKWLVWFIIVTVNLSLGVAIALTWGQCTPIAKIWQPNLEGSCWSKHYQVRYNIFTAIYSGAMDIVLALLPWKIIWKLTMNKKEKFGVLVAMSMGVFAGVTSIIKITQLPSISDASFTESTTQLAILAAAEGAITIVAASIPILRALLKHNGPPPGPAEFYHDIYTGSSNAQGTGRSSTVISSQGHRRNESSWSRASRVSSNKETNVGGSSGRPGSRSGSVIRLSRLSRFSRFSAGMFNPNGYPSGSRGSSIRGSISRSRSRIRSRNQSTNSFGSDEAGDEFEPPPGKIIQTEEVSVEYEVNDRIGMPSVPFPNRPMPDDLPDLPMPAAVQMTTAQVQEQTLHHYHQRMDSVPSDRQWMGAAGRVV comes from the exons ATGTCGCACTTTACTGCCACCATAACGACGACCGACTTGACGTCATATTCCCATGAGCCCACGACAACGCATGGCTCGACCAAGGTAGCACGGGGTGAGGCGGAAACGCCAGGGTTCAAGGTCAAGCAGACGGTGGATTATGGGCACCAGATCAACTTTACCATTTGGTTTTTGACTGCCTTGTCGGCGGCCTTTCTGGCACTGAGGGTGTACTCCAAGTCTTTGAGGCAtcgagggttgtggtgggatGATCATGTTCTTATTGCTTCGTGG ATAGCACTTGCCTTGTCTTGTGCCTTCGTCTCCGTCTCTGTCACCTACGGTTTTGGTCGGTCACTCTCGctcttcaacttcaagaACCTCAACATCTATCTGTTATACTGCAACTTGGCCGgcaccttctccatcttggccgCTTGTTGGAGCAAGACCTCGTttgccatcaccatcttgCGCATATCAAACGGATGGATGAAGTGGCTGGTCTGGTTCATCATCGTGACGGTTAACCTCTCGCTCGGGGTGGCGATTGCGCTCACGTGGGGGCAGTGCACGCCAATTGCAAAGATCTGGCAGCCAAATCTGGAGGGAAGTTGCTGGTCCAAGCATTACCAGGTTAGGTATAACATCTTTACAGCCA TCTACTCTGGCGCAATGGATATTGTTCTCGCCTTGCTCCCCTGGAAGATCATCTGGAAGCTCACCatgaacaagaaggagaagtttggcgtcctcgtcgccatGAGCATGGGTGTTTTTGCCGGcgtcacctccatcatcaagatAACACAGCTTCCCTCCATCTCCGACGCGTCGTTTACCGAGTCCACGACCCAGCTCGCCATTCTGGCCGCAGCCGAGGGCGCAATCACCATCGTTGCCGCTTCGATTCCTATACTCCGCGCTCTGCTCAAGCACAACGGGCCCCCGCCCGGCCCGGCAGAGTTTTATCACGATATATACACTGGTTCTTCCAACGCGCAGGGCACAGGTCGCAGCTCGACGGTCATCAGCTCCCAGGGACATCGTCGCAATGAATCCAGTTGGAGCCGGGCGAGTCGAGTCAGCAGTAACAAAGAAACCAATGTCGGAGGTTCTTCTGGGCGGCCGGGAAGCAGGTCAGGGTCCGTCATCAGGTTGTCACGACTGTCGAGGTTTAGTAGGTTCAGTGCTGGGATGTTTAACCCGAATGGGTACCCCAGTGGGAGTAGGGGGTCGTCGATACGGGGCTCCATatcgaggagcaggagtAGGATACGATCGAGGAACCAGAGCACGAATTCTTTCGGGAGTGACGAGGCAGGGGATGAATTTGAGCCGCCGCCTGGGAAGATCATCCAGACGGAAGAGGTCAGCGTGGAGTATGAAGTGAATGACAGGATAGGGATGCCGAGTGTGCCGTTTCCAAATAGGCCGATGCCGGATGATCTGCCGGATCTGCCTATGCCAGCGGCAGTGCAGATGACTACGGCACAGGTGCAAGAGCAGACATTGCATCATTATCATCAAAGGATGGACTCTGTGCCGAGTGATAGGCAGTGGATGGGGGCAGCGGGGAGAGTTGTGTAG
- a CDS encoding hypothetical protein (EggNog:ENOG503P0EN; COG:S), which translates to MHIRFLAAVALTASTASALLRFSCSQLVVERLDPLVNPGMAPSPHLHQIVGGNAFNVTMDPATPPPSQATCTTCTFADDFSNYWTAILYFRARNGSFIRVPQKPNMGFEAANGGMTVYYTPFFTGRGGPGTVTAFRPGFRMLIGKQEYRTREEASRFRQLTYTCLQNILTRTGETLDMPKRPCPAGIMSNVRFPTCWDGKNLDTPDHMAHVAYPASGTFENNGPCPASHPVKIPQLFFEVIWDTSKFNAKDLWPEDGSQPFVWSQGDETGFGNHGDYIFGWKDNALQIAMDSNCDRCPQLKSQSLATGNQCIGPLHVREKIDGWLDAIPGLTPDLKYRN; encoded by the exons ATGCACATACGTTTCCTTGCGGCCGTGGCGCTGACAGCGTCGACGGCAAGCGCCCTGCTACGCTTCTCATGCTCGCAGCTCGTGGTTGAGCGACTTGACCC CTTGGTCAATCCTGGAATGGCTCCATCTCCACATCTTCACCAAATCGTCGGAGGC AATGCATTCAACGTCACGATGGatccagcaacaccacctccctctcaggCGACATGCACCACTTGCACCTTCGCCGACGACTTTTCCAATTACTGGACAGCCATCCTCTACTTCCGTGCTCGGAATGGGTCGTTTATTCGGGTGCCGCAAAAGCCAAATATGGGGTTTGAAGCTGCCAATGGTGGCATGACGGTCTATTACACGCCCTTCTTCACTGGCCGTGGGGGGCCGGGCACCGTCACGGCTTTCAGACCTGGTTTCCGAATGCTGATCGGCAAACAAGAATACCGCACCCGCGAAGAAGCCTCGAGATTCCGACAACTTACATACACATGTCTGCAAAACATTCTGACCCGCACTGGAGAGACGCTCGATATGCCCAAGCGGCCTTGCCCGGCAGGAATCATGTCAAATGTCCGATTTCCAACTTGCTGGGATGGCAAGAATCTCGATACGCCCGACCACATGGCACATGTTGCCTACCCTGCATCTGGTACCTTCGAGAACAATGGCCCATGCCCGGCATCTCACCCCGTCAAGATTCCACAGCTCTTCTTTGAAGTTATTTGGGACACATCCAAGTTCAATGCAAAGGACCTATGGCCCGAAGATGGCAGCCAGCCATTTGTCTGGAGCCAGGgcgacgagactgggttcGGAAATCACGGTGATTATATTTTTGGCTGGAAAGACAATGCTTTGCAAATTGCCATGGACTCCAATTGCGATAGGTGCCCACAGCTCAAGTCTCAGAGCTTAGCCACGGGAAACCAATGCATAGGCCCTCTCCATGTGCGCGAGAAGATTGATGGCT GGTTGGATGCTATTCCTGGGCTGACGCCTGACCTCAAGTATCGGAACTAA